In the genome of Candidatus Reconcilbacillus cellulovorans, one region contains:
- a CDS encoding integrase translates to MTQEVARVFWQSRRLYGSPKITEALRRQGIRVSSKTVARIMKKQGFQSRTVRKYKATTNAQHTLPVHENVLNQQFTADAPHQVWMADITYIGTDEGWLYLASILDLCTRKVVGWHVDERMTKELAIQALEKAVQRERPRGEVLHHSDRGSQYASHEYQKRLLAYGMKSSMSRKGNCYDNACVESFHSLLKKELVYQEKFRTREEAKRKLFEYIEIFYNRQRLHSALGYQTPVEYEHTFAKLA, encoded by the coding sequence CTGACCCAGGAAGTCGCCCGGGTGTTTTGGCAGTCACGCCGGCTCTACGGCAGCCCAAAGATCACGGAAGCGCTGCGTCGCCAGGGCATTCGGGTCTCGAGCAAAACGGTCGCCCGCATCATGAAGAAGCAAGGATTCCAGTCGCGCACCGTTCGCAAATATAAAGCGACGACGAATGCTCAACATACTTTGCCGGTTCACGAGAACGTGCTGAACCAGCAATTTACGGCCGACGCTCCCCATCAGGTCTGGATGGCGGATATCACGTACATCGGGACCGACGAAGGCTGGCTGTATCTGGCCAGCATCCTGGACCTGTGTACGCGCAAGGTTGTCGGCTGGCACGTCGACGAGCGGATGACGAAAGAGCTGGCGATTCAGGCACTGGAGAAAGCGGTTCAGCGAGAGCGGCCGAGGGGCGAAGTACTGCACCATTCGGACCGAGGCAGCCAATATGCTTCGCACGAGTATCAAAAGCGCCTGCTCGCGTACGGGATGAAAAGCAGCATGAGTCGCAAAGGCAACTGCTACGATAACGCATGTGTCGAATCGTTTCACAGCCTCTTGAAGAAAGAGCTGGTGTATCAAGAGAAATTCAGGACACGCGAAGAAGCGAAACGCAAGCTGTTTGAATACATCGAGATTTTCTACAATCGCCAGCGGTTACATTCGGCGCTGGGATATCAGACACCAGTGGAATACGAACATACGTTTGCGAAGCTCGCATAG